GAACGTTCAGTAGGCTTCAGCGATACAAAGATCTGCCTGGCAGTGAAAAAATGCCTGCGGATGTTCAGCACAAAATCATTCACATGTCGCTAGCAATCTCAAATGGAACAACCATAATGGCAACCGATTCATTGGCATCCATGGAGGAGCATAACCATTTCAGTAATAACATTCATTTGTGTATTCAGGCTGAAACAGAAACAGAAGCAGAGGACCTGTTTGTTAAACTTTCAAAAGGAGGAAAAGTGGAAATGCCCATGAACAAGACCTTTTGGGGAGCTTATTTTGGAATGTGTCAGGATAAATATGGTGTTCATTGGATGATCAATTTTGATTATCCAATAAACTAATGTTTCAGAAAATCAAACCTCAATGAAAATGATTGCTATCAAAATTTTAGTGGTACTAATTGCAATAATTTCAGTTGCTTTAGTAATTGCCATGTTCTCAAGGAAGAACTATACACTTAAAAGGGAAACTGTCGTCAACCGGCCGAGGCAGGAAGTTTTTGATTTCATTAAGCTTAATAAAAATCAAAAAAAATACAGTAAATGGTTAAACTTTGATCCCGCTACGAAAATTGAGTTTAAAGGAGCGCATGATGGAACTCCCGGTTCAATCTTATGCTTTGAAAGTAGAGATCAGAAAACTGGAAAAGGTGAATGGGAAATAAAGAAGGTGGTTGATGGAAGCAGAGTAGATTTTGAACTTAGATTTTTGGCACCATTTGTATTTACAGCTAATGGCTATTTTGAACTGCAAACCGTATCCTCAAATCAAACTAATGTAAAATGGGTATATAACAGCGGTATGAACTGGCCAATGAATTTCATGCTTTTATTTTTAGACATGGAAAAACTAGTTGGA
Above is a window of Solitalea lacus DNA encoding:
- a CDS encoding VOC family protein, producing the protein MYTVNAYLNFMGNTEEAMNFYQSVFGGTFSRLQRYKDLPGSEKMPADVQHKIIHMSLAISNGTTIMATDSLASMEEHNHFSNNIHLCIQAETETEAEDLFVKLSKGGKVEMPMNKTFWGAYFGMCQDKYGVHWMINFDYPIN
- a CDS encoding SRPBCC family protein; the encoded protein is MIAIKILVVLIAIISVALVIAMFSRKNYTLKRETVVNRPRQEVFDFIKLNKNQKKYSKWLNFDPATKIEFKGAHDGTPGSILCFESRDQKTGKGEWEIKKVVDGSRVDFELRFLAPFVFTANGYFELQTVSSNQTNVKWVYNSGMNWPMNFMLLFLDMEKLVGKDLGESLNNIKTTLEK